In Sphaerospermopsis torques-reginae ITEP-024, the genomic window ATCTGAATCTGGCTGCATTACCTCTTGAATAGGTACACGCTGAAAATGACAAGTTAAATCACCTTTGGAAGAATAGGAAATTAGTGTCACAACTAATTCTGAGTTGCTATATTCATCCAGCGTCAAAAGTTTGATTAAGGTTTCTTTTAATGCTTCAATATCACCACACATTGAACCAGAACGATCAATGATTATGATACTATGAGCGATCATTTTTTTAGGAATTGCATCTGGCTTAATTTCCAGTTTGACTTTTTCAGTTAAATAGAAAGCTTTTTCCTTACCTGCGAGATTATAAACAGCAAACTTGGTTTTTTGACTTGTCATAATTTTTGCAAATGGTAATTTTACAAGGAATATTGTCCAGGATAAATCACAGGATAGATCAATTTATACCTGATTTGAATGATGTTGTAATATGTTGTAAAGAATCTAATTAGAGATGTTTTGATTATCTCTATATCACATATAGTACGTAAATACTATAAAAATGTCAAGGTCAGGGTAAAAATCTTTATATTTCTTAATTTTTGCTTGTCAGCAGAGTGAGAAATGTTTTACTAAATATCTCAAATGTAATGATGCTAAAACTGCATTTAGATCCCCAACTTCTTTGATAAATTAACATTATTTACCAAAGATTAAATTAAGAAGTCGGGGATCTTTCCTTTGTGTTATAATAAAAATCTAACATAATTAACCTGCGATAAAACTATAGCAATGACAACCAAAACCATGAAAAACAAAGAATTTTATGTAGTAATTGAAAGAGATGAAGATGGTATGTATATTGGTGAAGTTCCTCAACTGAAAGCCTGTTATAGTCAAGGAGAAACCATTGATGAATTAATCACTAATATTAAAGAAGTAATTGAAATGTGTTTAGAGGAATTAGAAGAAGAGTCAATAACAGAATTTATAGGAGTCCAAAAAGTAGTTTTATCATGACTAAATTACCAGCAATTACAGGAGAAGAATTAATTGCCGCATTACAAAAAATAGGTTTTTATATAGTACGACAAAAAGGTAGTCATGTGAGAATGAAACATCAAGATGATCGAGTTGTTTCTATTCCTTGTCATAGTGGTAAAACCATTGGTAAAGGTCTATTATTAAAAATAATGCGAGATGCAGATTTAACAAAACATGAATTAATCGAACTTTTAAACTGATACTTCAACCCTCCTCTTCCTTTGCACCTTTGCTTATTAGCGACTTTGCGCGAAATATTAGATCCCCAAATCCAACAACAAATTTTGATCATTGATCGCATATTCTCTATATAACTTATCTATATTAATCATCTTTTTCCTAATTTCCAATCTTCACCACCAGGTAACTGGGTTAAATAATCATCAACCACTGCGGGTAATTCCTTAATTGAGTAATTATAGGTCAAATTCAACAAACTTTGTGATTGATTAATCACCGCAAATTTATCAACTATTTCCGTTAATTGAAAGGGACTATAAATACCATTCATAACTTCATCACTAGCTTCTCGAATAGCTTCCTCAAATTCATCTTCTAACATTGATTGCCACTCATCTATTTTGACGTAGTAAGAAGTTTTATTGTCTTGTAAATTGATTTTTTTTATTTCTCTAATAGAACTGCGAATAGAATTAGCCCAAGAATTAGTTAATCTTTTTTCTATCTGATTTTTAATTAAATGAATCATCAGCCGCAATAAAAAAGATTGAATGTTTCTGAAAATTGCTTGTCTACCCATTCCCTCTAACTCATCTACAATAGCTAAAGCATCACTATAACGCTGTTCTAAAATACTATTTCTGAGGTCTATTAATTCCTGTGTCATTGTTTTATTAACCTCACTGTAACAATATTTTTATAATAACATATCATTAGATGAATTGTATTATATAATCTGCGTCAATCTGCGTTCATCTGCGTTCAATTATTCTGGAAATCATGATTATATAGTACAGATAAACTATCAAATATCAAGTTAAGATCAAGAAGACTTTACACTTCTTAACTGTTAGGGATATGGCGCGAGATTTACGGGGATTTATTAAAATTCTGGAAGAAAGAGGACAATTAAAGCGAATTTCGGCTTTAGTAGACTCTGAACTAGAAATTGCGGAAATTTCTAACCGAATGCTGCAAAAAGGTGGTCCAGGTTTAATCTTTGAAAATGTCAAAGGTGCATCTTTCCCCGTTGCAGTGAATTTAATGGGGACGGTAGAAAGGATATGCTGGGCTATGAATATGGAAAAACCAGAGGAGTTGGAAACTTTGGGGAAGAAGTTAAGTATGCTTCAGCAACCCAAACCCCCGAAAAAGATTTCTCAAGCGATAGACTTTGGTAAGGTGCTGTTTGATGTTGTCAAAGCGAAACCGGGAAGGGATTTTTTCCCCGCTTGTCAACAGGTGGTTGTGGAAGGTGATGATTTAGACTTAAATAAGTTGCCTTTAATACGTCCTTATCCGGGAGATGCCGGAAAGATAATTACGCTGGGATTGGTAATTACCAAGGATTGTGAGACAGGAACGCCAAATGTGGGTGTGTATCGTCTACAACTGCAATCTCAAAACACCATGACCGTACACTGGTTATCAGTGCGGGGGGGTGCGAGACATTTACGCAAAGCGGCGGAACGTGGTAAGAAGTTAGAAGTGGCGATCGCCCTTGGAGTCGATCCTTTAATCATTATGGCAGCAGCCACACCCATTCCCGTAGATTTATCAGAATGGTTATTTGCCGGACTTTATGGCGGTTCTGGAGTACAATTAGCCAAGTGTAAAACAGTAGATTTAGAAGTACCCGCAGATTCAGAATTTGTTTTAGAAGGAACTATCACCCCAGGGGAAGTTTTACCTGATGGTCCCTTTGGCGATCACATGGGATATTATGGCGGTGTGGAAGATTCGCCTTTGGTTCGCTTCCAGTGCATGACTCACCGCAAAAATCCGATTTATCTTACCACATTTAGCGGTCGTCCACCCAAAGAAGAAGCCATGATGGCGATCGCCCTTAACCGCATCTATACCCCAATTTTACGGCAACAAGTATCAGAAATAGTTGACTTCTTCCTGCCAATGGAAGCATTAAGTTACAAAGCAGCAATTATTTCTATTGATAAAGCATACCCCGGACAAGCAAGACGAGCAGCTTTAGCTTTTTGGAGTGCCTTACCTCAATTCACCTATACTAAATTTGTCATAGTTGTTGATAAAAATATCAACATTCGTGATCCGCGTCAAGTTGTCTGGGCAATTAGTTCTAAAGTTGACCCAACCAGGGATGTATTCATATTACCAAATACCCCCTTTGACACCTTAGATTTTGCTAGTGAAAAACTTGGTTTAGGGGGGAGAATGGGCATAGATGCAACCACCAAAATACCCCCAGAAACAGAACATGAATGGGGCGCACCTTTAGAATCTGATCCTGATATTGCCGCAATGGTAGAAAGACGTTGGGCAGAATACGGATTAGCAGATTTAAAACTAGGAGAAGTTGACCCCAATTTGTTTGGTTATGATATGAAATAGGAGTCAGGAGTCAGGAGTCAGGAGTTCAGGAGAAAGAAGAACTTATTGTTCCTCCCCTGCTTCCCCTGCTTCCCCTGCTTCCCCTGCTTCCCCATCTCCTTATCTTCTTGATATCATCCTTGCATCCCAGGTATAGAAACCAATTTGGTTAGGAACTCTAGAAAATCTACCTGTGCGATGACCTCTAGATAATTCATTGAGAACCTTATTTTTTACCTCTCTCATGTCCCGATCATCAAGTTCTCCATAGATACCATTAATGACTTCATTCACACCAAAAACCCGTCCTCGATGTTCTCCTAAAAAAGAGGTAAGAGCATCAATTAAAAATTGACCCTCATATTTTTTGAGCATGGGAATATCATTGGAGTGTGTTACAGCCACAGGCTTTTTTCTTCTACTTTTACTACGAGTAGATGAGCCATTTTGATGATTAGGATCTAACAAACTTAAAGCCAGAGTATAACAACCAGGTTCGTTAGGAATAGCCGACCAATAACCCCTTTCTCTACCTTGAGTCAGAGAAGATTGAACCCTACCTTTGACGATTTTAAAGATAGTAGATTCTAACTCACCATAGAGCGATCGCACAATAAAATCTATATGGCAAACAGTCCCAGCATATTCATGTAATAAAATCCTTAAAGCTTCCATCCGACTCAAGGATTTATATTCAGGAAGCATGGGAATTTCCACCCCCTTCGTAAAATGTTCATAACTATCCAAAGAGGTATTTCTCGGATGAGAAACTGCTGCTTTTGCAGCCGCAGCACTTGAACCATTTGTTTTCCATTGTTGAGAGTGAGAAGGTTCTGACTCTACAGACTCGAACAAGTCTAAATCAGACTGATGATCTGATGCCAAAAACAAACGAGAACCTGGTTGCTCACTAGCTTCTAATTCTGAAACTTCATGTTCATCAGGATAGGACCAAGGAGACAACAAAGCTTCCACATGATCCAATTGCGATCGCGCTTCAATAAATAGCCGTTGGTACTCTTGTGCAAGACCAGCATAATAGTCTCGTAATTCCAACAATGGTCTAATAAATACCTCTGAAGGAGGTTGTAATTGTTCTTGGGTGTTCATATTACTTCAATTATTCTAATTCAATGTCACTTTTGTAATTCATCGCATGAGGCTTGAGTTTTCTAGGATCATGAGCAGATTTTTTCGGAGGTTGAGGAGGACGGCAACTTTCACAATATAAAGGTCTAGGTCCAAAGGTTTCCCGTTTTGTCGCTTGATTACATTCTTTACAAACAAAATGAAAAACACGAGTGTGAATCTGTCTTTTATGCGCTCTAACAGTATATTCTCTCACATCAATGATCTTGGTAGCCATAATTTAAGAATTGCCCAGTTCTGTAATCTTAATATAGCTATTCAAGCAAACAAAACAATTTCAGTGTGTGTTTTACTGCAAGTTTTCTTCAAATCCTTAAAATAAAGTCAAATAGGATAAACATTTGTATGGTTAAGAATAAACAGCAAAGCCATCTCCACTTCTGAGATTTTGCCGCTAATCTCCCCTTTCCTGAAGATGACATTTGATATTTAATTTAAGTCTTTCTACTTGTTCATCTCTATCTACTGATCATCTGGATAACTTTGCATAAATTTGATAGTCAAACCATCCTCCTTATGGAGTAAATTGCCCGATCAAGTTGTTGATATGTTGTAATTTATGATTTATTATTTATTTTGTTTGAGAAATAGATCCCTGACTTGTGGTCAGGGATATCCTTGATCTTCTGACTCCTGACTCCTTGATATCCTATTATTGGGACTCCACAAAATCAGCATCAATCACATCTTCACCCCGATTTGTGTGCGGTTGAGGTTCTCGACTACTTCCATCTGGACTTACATCCGGTCTTCCCGCTTGAGCATAAACCGCACTACCAATTTGCATCAAGGTTTGCTGTAATTCACTGCTAAGAGACTTAATCCGATCAAAATTATCTTGATTGATAGCTTCCCGCAAATCCTTAACTAACTCATCAACTCGACTTCTATCAGCAGCACTGACTTTATCACCCAAGTCTCTGAGTTCTTTTTCTGCTTGATAAACTAAAGAATCAGCTAAATTCTTAGTATCAATTTGTTCCCGTCTTTTTCTATCTTCCTGTGCATGAGCTTCCGCATCCCGCACCATTTTTTCTACATCTCGTTTATCAAGAGTAGAAGCACCAGTAATAGAAATTGACTGCTGTTTATTAGTGGCTTTATCCTTAGCAGTCACGGAAAGAATACCATTAGCATCAATGTCAAAGGTAACTTCAATTTGTGGTACACCTCTGGGTGCTGGAGGAATACCATCTAAACGAAAAGTACCCAAACTTTTATTATCTTTTGCTAACTCTCTTTCACCTTGTAAAACATGAATTTCTACATTACTTTGACCATCAGCCGCAGTAGAAAAAATTTCTGATTTCTTCACAGGAATAGTTGTATTACGGCCAATGATTTTAGTCATCACACCGCCCAGAGTTTCCACACCTAAAGATAAAGGAGTGACATCAAGCAGTAAAATATCTTTAACTTCACCTGATAAAACACCCGCTTGAATAGCAGCACCTACCGCTACAACTTCATCAGGATTCACACCTTGACAGGGATCTTTACCCGTCATTCTTCTCACTAATTCTTGCACAGCAGGAATACGAGTAGAACCACCAACTAAAACAATTTCATCAAGTTGGGCATTTGTCAGTTTTGCGTCTTGCAATGCTTGTTGTACTGGTTTACGACAACGATCTAAAAGATCCGCCGTCATCTCCTCAAACTTAGCCCTTGTTAATGTCATATCCAAATGTTTTGGACCTGCTTGAGTAGCCGTAATAAAGGGCAAATTGATATTAGTTTGCGTGGCGCTAGAAAGTTCAATCTTTGCCTTTTCTGCCGCTTCCGTTAATCTTTGTAATGCCTGTTTATCTTTCCTTAAATCAATACCTTCATTAGTTTGAAATTCATGTGCTAACCAATCAACAATCTTTTTATCAAAGTCATCACCACCTAAATGAGTATCCCCACTGGTAGATTTAACTTCAAACACACCATCACCAACTTCCAAAATAGAAACATCAAAAGTACCGCCACCAAGGTCAAATACTAAAATAGTTTCATTTTGTTTTTTATCCAAACCATAAGCTAATGCTGCTGCTGTTGGTTCATTGATAATGCGGAGAACTTCTAAACCAGCAATTTTACCTGCATCTTTAGTAGCTTGTCTTTGGGAATCATTAAAATAAGCAGGAACAGTAATCACTGCTTGAGTAACTTTTTCTCCTAAATATTTACTAGCATCATCAACTAACTTTCTCAGAACTTGGGCAGAAATTTCTTCTGGTGCAAATTGTTTATTAACTGCGGGACAACTGAGCTTGACATTACCATTACTATCACGCAGGGTTCTATAGGAAACTTCCGTCGCTTCATGGGTAATTTCTTCATGTTTGCGCCCAATGAACCTTTTCACAGAATAAAAAGTATTTTCTGGGTTCATTACCGCTTGTCGTCTAGCAATTTGACCTACCAAACGTTCACCGGTTTTAGTGTAAGCTACCACAGAAGGAGTGATGCGTTGTCCTTCAGAATTAGCTATTACTAAAGGTTGCCCACCTTCCATCACAGCAACACAAGAATTAGTAGTTCCTAAATCAATTCCTACTACCTTTGCCATATCTTCCCCCTGGACTTGAGTAGAAGTTTTTCAGAAGTGCTATTCTCTCGTTCCCAGTCTCAGACTGGGAATGCTATTACAGAGTCTCTGACTCTGCTATCACTAAAGGCAGAACCTTCAATAATTCATTCCCATACAGAGTATGGGAACGAGAAAATGAGATGTAAACTGAATGTGGGATGGGCATCTTGCCCGTCACAGGCTAGAAGCCTGTGCCACAGGTGTTCATATCTCAAATGGAAATGCTATAGCTGACTGCTTATAGCTAATAGCTTAAAAATTAACCGAGATTAACTTTGAAAGCTTTTTGTTTTTCTGGTTCTGCTTTCGGCAAGTTCAACCGCAAAATACCATCTTTATATTCTGCGTTAACTTCTTCATGTTTTACTGTCGAAGGCAATGGAATTACCCGTTGGAATTTACCATAACGAAATTCGGAACGAGTGTAACCTTCTCTTTCAGTTGTTGTTTC contains:
- a CDS encoding type II toxin-antitoxin system HicB family antitoxin, with translation MTTKTMKNKEFYVVIERDEDGMYIGEVPQLKACYSQGETIDELITNIKEVIEMCLEELEEESITEFIGVQKVVLS
- a CDS encoding type II toxin-antitoxin system HicA family toxin → MTKLPAITGEELIAALQKIGFYIVRQKGSHVRMKHQDDRVVSIPCHSGKTIGKGLLLKIMRDADLTKHELIELLN
- a CDS encoding DUF29 family protein, with amino-acid sequence MTQELIDLRNSILEQRYSDALAIVDELEGMGRQAIFRNIQSFLLRLMIHLIKNQIEKRLTNSWANSIRSSIREIKKINLQDNKTSYYVKIDEWQSMLEDEFEEAIREASDEVMNGIYSPFQLTEIVDKFAVINQSQSLLNLTYNYSIKELPAVVDDYLTQLPGGEDWKLGKR
- the dnaK gene encoding molecular chaperone DnaK → MAKVVGIDLGTTNSCVAVMEGGQPLVIANSEGQRITPSVVAYTKTGERLVGQIARRQAVMNPENTFYSVKRFIGRKHEEITHEATEVSYRTLRDSNGNVKLSCPAVNKQFAPEEISAQVLRKLVDDASKYLGEKVTQAVITVPAYFNDSQRQATKDAGKIAGLEVLRIINEPTAAALAYGLDKKQNETILVFDLGGGTFDVSILEVGDGVFEVKSTSGDTHLGGDDFDKKIVDWLAHEFQTNEGIDLRKDKQALQRLTEAAEKAKIELSSATQTNINLPFITATQAGPKHLDMTLTRAKFEEMTADLLDRCRKPVQQALQDAKLTNAQLDEIVLVGGSTRIPAVQELVRRMTGKDPCQGVNPDEVVAVGAAIQAGVLSGEVKDILLLDVTPLSLGVETLGGVMTKIIGRNTTIPVKKSEIFSTAADGQSNVEIHVLQGERELAKDNKSLGTFRLDGIPPAPRGVPQIEVTFDIDANGILSVTAKDKATNKQQSISITGASTLDKRDVEKMVRDAEAHAQEDRKRREQIDTKNLADSLVYQAEKELRDLGDKVSAADRSRVDELVKDLREAINQDNFDRIKSLSSELQQTLMQIGSAVYAQAGRPDVSPDGSSREPQPHTNRGEDVIDADFVESQ
- a CDS encoding UbiD family decarboxylase — encoded protein: MARDLRGFIKILEERGQLKRISALVDSELEIAEISNRMLQKGGPGLIFENVKGASFPVAVNLMGTVERICWAMNMEKPEELETLGKKLSMLQQPKPPKKISQAIDFGKVLFDVVKAKPGRDFFPACQQVVVEGDDLDLNKLPLIRPYPGDAGKIITLGLVITKDCETGTPNVGVYRLQLQSQNTMTVHWLSVRGGARHLRKAAERGKKLEVAIALGVDPLIIMAAATPIPVDLSEWLFAGLYGGSGVQLAKCKTVDLEVPADSEFVLEGTITPGEVLPDGPFGDHMGYYGGVEDSPLVRFQCMTHRKNPIYLTTFSGRPPKEEAMMAIALNRIYTPILRQQVSEIVDFFLPMEALSYKAAIISIDKAYPGQARRAALAFWSALPQFTYTKFVIVVDKNINIRDPRQVVWAISSKVDPTRDVFILPNTPFDTLDFASEKLGLGGRMGIDATTKIPPETEHEWGAPLESDPDIAAMVERRWAEYGLADLKLGEVDPNLFGYDMK